Proteins encoded in a region of the Sparus aurata chromosome 6, fSpaAur1.1, whole genome shotgun sequence genome:
- the rae1 gene encoding mRNA export factor isoform X2, translated as MSLFGTNAGFGTGGTGVFGNATTDSHNPMKDVEVTSPPDDSISCLAFSPPTMPGNFLIGGSWANDVRCWEVQDNGQTVPKAQQMHTGPVLDACWSDDGSKVFTASCDKTAKMWDLNSNQAMQIAQHDGPIKAIHWIKAPNYSCIMTGSWDKTLKFWDTRSPNPMMSLQMPERCYCADVVYPMAVVATAERGLIVYQLENQPSEFRRIDSPLKHQHRCVAIFKDKQNKPTGFALGSIEGRVAIHYINPPNPAKDNFTFKCHRSNGTNTTTPQDIYAVNAISFHPVHGTLATVGSDGRFSFWDKDARTKLKTSEQLDQPITACCFNHNGNIFAYASSYDWSKGHEYYNPQKKNYIFLRNAAEELKPRNKK; from the exons ATGAGTTTGTTTGGGACAAACGCCGGGTTTGGGACAGGAGGGACCGGTGTCTTCGGAAACGCAACAACAGACAGTCATAATCCGATGAAG GATGTTGAAGTAACTTCACCTCCAGATGACAGCATCAGCTGTCTGGCTTTCAGTCCCCCCACAATGCCAGGGAACTTCCTCATCGGAGGATCCTGGGCCAACGAT GTCCGGTGCTGGGAGGTGCAGGACAATGGACAGACTGTCCCCAAAGCCCAACAAATGCACACAGGTCCAGTGCTGGATGCATGCTGGAGTGAT GATGGGAGTAAAGTCTTCACTGCTTCCTGTGACAAAACAGCCAAGATGTGGGATCTTAACAGCAATCAAGCAATGCAGATCGCACAG CATGACGGTCCAATCAAAGCAATCCACTGGATAAAAGCCCCAAACTACAGCTGTATCATGACTGGCAGCTGGGACAAAACACTGAAG TTCTGGGACACTCGCTCTCCCAATCCCATGATGTCTCTGCAGATGCCAGAGAGATGCTACTGTGCAGATGTT GTATACCCCATGGCAGTGGTTGCCACAGCTGAGAGAGGCCTGATAGTGTACCAGCTGGAGAACCAGCCCTCAGAGTTTCGCAGAATAGACTCTCCTCTTAAACATCAG CACCGCTGTGTTGCCATATTCAAGGACAAGCAGAACAAGCCCACAGGCTTTGCACTGGGAAGCATTGAGGGCCGAGTGGCCATCCACTATATCAACCCTCCAAACCC AGCCAAAGACAACTTCACCTTTAAGTGCCACAGGTCCAACGGAACCAACACGACCACTCCACAGGACATCTATGCT GTGAATGCTATCTCCTTCCATCCTGTCCATGGCACCCTGGCTACTGTGGGCTCGGATGGCCGCTTCAGCTTCTGGGACAAAGACGCTCGCACCAAGTTGAAGACCTCAGAGCAGCTTGACCAGCCCATCACGGCTTGCTGCTTCAACCACAATGGCAACATCTTTGCGTATGCTTCCAGTTACGACTGGTCGAAG GGCCACGAGTACTACAACCCCCAGAAAAAGAACTACATCTTCCTGAGGAACGCTGCCGAGGAGCTGAAGCCTCGGAACAAGAAATG A
- the rae1 gene encoding mRNA export factor isoform X1 translates to MSLFGTNAGFGTGGTGVFGNATTDSHNPMKDVEVTSPPDDSISCLAFSPPTMPGNFLIGGSWANDVRCWEVQDNGQTVPKAQQMHTGPVLDACWSDDGSKVFTASCDKTAKMWDLNSNQAMQIAQHDGPIKAIHWIKAPNYSCIMTGSWDKTLKFWDTRSPNPMMSLQMPERCYCADVVYPMAVVATAERGLIVYQLENQPSEFRRIDSPLKHQHRCVAIFKDKQNKPTGFALGSIEGRVAIHYINPPNPAKDNFTFKCHRSNGTNTTTPQDIYAVNAISFHPVHGTLATVGSDGRFSFWDKDARTKLKTSEQLDQPITACCFNHNGNIFAYASSYDWSKGHEYYNPQKKNYIFLRNAAEELKPRNKKW, encoded by the exons ATGAGTTTGTTTGGGACAAACGCCGGGTTTGGGACAGGAGGGACCGGTGTCTTCGGAAACGCAACAACAGACAGTCATAATCCGATGAAG GATGTTGAAGTAACTTCACCTCCAGATGACAGCATCAGCTGTCTGGCTTTCAGTCCCCCCACAATGCCAGGGAACTTCCTCATCGGAGGATCCTGGGCCAACGAT GTCCGGTGCTGGGAGGTGCAGGACAATGGACAGACTGTCCCCAAAGCCCAACAAATGCACACAGGTCCAGTGCTGGATGCATGCTGGAGTGAT GATGGGAGTAAAGTCTTCACTGCTTCCTGTGACAAAACAGCCAAGATGTGGGATCTTAACAGCAATCAAGCAATGCAGATCGCACAG CATGACGGTCCAATCAAAGCAATCCACTGGATAAAAGCCCCAAACTACAGCTGTATCATGACTGGCAGCTGGGACAAAACACTGAAG TTCTGGGACACTCGCTCTCCCAATCCCATGATGTCTCTGCAGATGCCAGAGAGATGCTACTGTGCAGATGTT GTATACCCCATGGCAGTGGTTGCCACAGCTGAGAGAGGCCTGATAGTGTACCAGCTGGAGAACCAGCCCTCAGAGTTTCGCAGAATAGACTCTCCTCTTAAACATCAG CACCGCTGTGTTGCCATATTCAAGGACAAGCAGAACAAGCCCACAGGCTTTGCACTGGGAAGCATTGAGGGCCGAGTGGCCATCCACTATATCAACCCTCCAAACCC AGCCAAAGACAACTTCACCTTTAAGTGCCACAGGTCCAACGGAACCAACACGACCACTCCACAGGACATCTATGCT GTGAATGCTATCTCCTTCCATCCTGTCCATGGCACCCTGGCTACTGTGGGCTCGGATGGCCGCTTCAGCTTCTGGGACAAAGACGCTCGCACCAAGTTGAAGACCTCAGAGCAGCTTGACCAGCCCATCACGGCTTGCTGCTTCAACCACAATGGCAACATCTTTGCGTATGCTTCCAGTTACGACTGGTCGAAG GGCCACGAGTACTACAACCCCCAGAAAAAGAACTACATCTTCCTGAGGAACGCTGCCGAGGAGCTGAAGCCTCGGAACAAGAAATGGTGA
- the LOC115583909 gene encoding uncharacterized protein LOC115583909, whose product MSFIPNPALVPDRDNLPLKKRDQRPSSPPPPPPPQHQQQQQQQQQGDSVTFKAPYPYKSHSEFKTKHTGPFQPVPKRVPALYQPWTHTSSRSKPQVVSAFREHHGWAEWREFNPLHPGWDFSHHYQHHGHLSGTPALHPGHPHHPSRFSPVSLVNEGFQRVGGGYGWEQLKTLRDRSLITERQSNCRSKGPYVRRRDRKVEYYPRVEKASPPSLSKCLPHSPHVDVTLQHDVLHKSTKAVKHPVSGHSFIRVSPDANVNNTYTSMKEDTSKSSTLTPSSPNHFPWLLPHFVAGSLIELRDGRLRRVEHLQTEDFLLGSLACPDLRLSCCTVQSISPSASSSSISRLLILLHDQQTQELVDVYVEYPFFVRGQGWSSCSPQRTARLCGLQCRQLSVGDVCLALTPVTAPLPPPPPPSATTEPKTSPRKSEGGCESLKAEQPQVPPGPDRPDGGRKKEAEVARRRHYSAPELRGPGTNCML is encoded by the exons ATGAGCTTCATACCGAACCCAGCTCTCGTCCCAGACCGGGACAACCTCCCACTGAAAAAGAGGGACCAAAGACCAagctcaccaccaccaccaccaccaccacagcaccagcagcaacagcaacagcaacagcagggTGATTCTGTGACGTTCAAGGCGCCCTACCCTTACAAGAGCCATAGtgagtttaaaacaaaacacacaggtcCTTTCCAGCCCGTACCCAAACGGGTTCCCGCACTGTACCAGCCCTGGACTCACACGTCCAGCAGGTCCAAACCTCAGGTCGTCTCTGCGTTCAGGGAGCATCACGGCTGGGCAGAGTGGAGAGAGTTCAACCCCCTGCATCCTGGATGGGACTTTTCTCACCACTATCAGCACCATGGCCACCTGTCTGGGACACCTGCGCTCCACCCGGGCCACCCGCACCACCCTTCCAGATTCAGCCCTGTCTCCCTGGTCAATGAGGGTTTCCAAAGGGTGGGTGGAGGCTATGGCTGGGAGCAGCTCAAGACATTAAGGGACAGAAGTTTGatcacagagaggcagagcaaTTGCAGGAGTAAAGGACCATATGTGAGGAGAAGGGACAGAAAGGTTGAGTATTATCCCAGGGTTGAAAAAGCAAGTCCTCCATCGCTGAGCAAATGCCTACCTCACTCTCCACATGTGGACGTTACACTGCAGCATGATGTGTTGCATAAATCAACCAAGGCTGTCAAACATCCCGTTTCTGGACATTCCTTCATAAGAGTTTCCCCTGATGCTAACGTAAACAACACATACACCTCCATGAAGGAGGACACATCAAAATCCTCTACCCTCACCCCTTCCTCCCCCAACCACTTCCCCTGGCTGCTCCCGCACTTCGTGGCAGGTTCTCTGATCGAGCTCAGAGACGGGCGGCTGAGGAGGGTGGAGCACCTGCAGACGGAGGACTTCCTGCTGGGATCACTTGCCTGTCCGGACCTGCGCCTGAGCTGCTGCACGGTGCAGAGCATCTCTccttcagcctcctcctcctccatctcacGTCTCCTCATCCTGCTCCACGACCAGCAGACACAG GAATTGGTGGATGTCTATGTGGAGTACCCGTTCTTTGTGCGTGGGCAGGGGTGGTCCTCCTGCAGCCCTCAGAGGACTGCCCGTCTCTGTGGACTCCAGTGCCGCCAGCTCAGTGTGGGGGACGTCTGCCTGGCTCTCACCCCTGTCACAGCCCccctgccgccgccgccgccgccgtcagCCACCACGGAGCCAAAAACCTCCCCCAGGAAGTCAGAAGGAGGGTGTGAGTCCCTAAAGGCAGAACAACCCCAGGTTCCCCCAGGGCCAGATAGACCAGACGGGGGGCGGAAGAAGGAGGCAGAGGTGGCCCGGAGGAGACACTACTCAGCCCCGGAGCTGAGAGGTCCAGGGACTAACTGCATGTTGTGA